A single Klebsiella variicola DNA region contains:
- a CDS encoding LysR substrate-binding domain-containing protein, giving the protein MLANLEVKWLYDVIALEESRSFTLAAKARNISQSSFSRRIQSLEASLGFSIFDRSANPLQLTNRGKIFVGYARNMLDDMDFQISRIKGLNNTTQKIRIDAAPSLSVLLLPEIIAGYTDRKNKTFHVESINVNDAVFNLKEGKSDFILSFYNEELMNYPFINHKIFDSYLHLVSPCDEHGRPLFHLHRGVLPLMKYANDSYMGRQVNQVIDRTPEITFSLTFVSSMSELLKRMILNGDGVGWLPQYSIQRELDEGRLTILDDRLSLPIGAWLYRSGSRLNQAAERFWQHIKTRNEPRE; this is encoded by the coding sequence GTGTTGGCAAATCTGGAAGTAAAATGGCTGTATGATGTGATTGCCCTTGAGGAGTCGCGCAGCTTTACCCTGGCGGCCAAAGCCCGCAACATCTCTCAGTCCTCGTTCAGTCGACGCATCCAGTCGCTGGAGGCCTCCCTCGGATTCAGCATCTTCGATCGTAGCGCCAACCCCCTGCAATTGACCAACCGCGGGAAAATTTTTGTCGGCTATGCGCGAAATATGCTCGATGACATGGATTTTCAGATCAGTCGTATTAAGGGTTTAAATAACACGACCCAGAAAATAAGAATCGACGCGGCCCCTTCGCTGTCGGTGTTATTACTGCCGGAAATCATCGCCGGTTACACCGACCGTAAAAATAAGACTTTTCATGTTGAATCGATTAACGTCAACGACGCCGTATTTAACCTGAAAGAGGGAAAAAGCGATTTTATCCTCTCCTTCTATAATGAAGAATTAATGAACTATCCGTTTATTAATCATAAAATTTTTGATTCTTACCTGCACCTGGTCTCCCCCTGCGACGAACATGGCCGCCCGCTGTTTCATTTACATCGCGGCGTGCTGCCGCTGATGAAATACGCCAACGACAGCTATATGGGGCGCCAGGTGAACCAGGTGATCGACCGTACGCCGGAGATCACCTTCTCCCTTACGTTTGTCTCTTCCATGAGCGAGTTGCTCAAGCGCATGATCCTCAATGGCGACGGCGTGGGCTGGCTGCCGCAATACTCTATTCAGCGCGAGCTGGACGAAGGCCGACTGACGATCCTCGATGACCGCCTGTCGCTGCCGATCGGCGCCTGGCTCTACCGCTCCGGCTCGCGGCTTAACCAGGCCGCCGAACGTTTCTGGCAGCACATTAAAACCCGTAACGAACCGCGGGAATAA
- the pckA gene encoding phosphoenolpyruvate carboxykinase (ATP), producing the protein MSQQIESVKMALQELGINASGEFFYNPDYDLLIAHETAPELTGAARGVMTESGAVAVDTGIFTGRSPRDKYIVRDEQTRDTVWWADSGLGRNDNKPLSPDVWRSLKSLVAGQLSGKKLYVIDAWCGASPDTRLGVRFVTEVAWQAHFVKNMFIVPSADELASFTPDFVVLNGAGCTNANWQAQGMNSENFVAFNLSERIQLIGGTWYGGEMKKGLFSVMNYLLPQKGIASMHCSANRGEAGDVALFFGLSGTGKTTLSTDPHRQLIGDDEHGWDDDGVFNFEGGCYAKTINLDPQAEPEIYGAIRRNALLENVVVRADGSVDYADGSKTENTRVSYPLSHIDNIVKPVSRAGHPSKVIFLAADAFGVLPPVSRLTTEQMQYHFLSGFTSKLAGTERGITQPTPTFSACYGAAFLLLHPTQYASVLAAKMAESGAEAWLVNTGWNGEGKRLSLRDTRSIISAILNGTTGPLRDETIPVFGLAIPQSIPGVDSAVLDPRNGWSSADKWQEKAESLAQLFMDNFKQYSDTEAGARLALAGPQLQNSAVEA; encoded by the coding sequence ATGTCACAACAAATTGAATCAGTTAAAATGGCTCTGCAGGAGCTGGGGATTAATGCAAGCGGCGAATTCTTTTACAACCCTGATTACGATTTGCTTATTGCACATGAAACCGCTCCTGAACTGACCGGCGCGGCCCGCGGCGTGATGACCGAGTCTGGGGCTGTGGCTGTTGATACCGGGATCTTCACCGGCCGTTCACCGCGCGATAAATACATCGTCCGCGACGAACAGACGCGTGATACCGTCTGGTGGGCAGACTCAGGCCTCGGCCGCAATGACAACAAACCGTTATCGCCAGACGTGTGGCGCAGCCTGAAAAGCCTGGTCGCGGGCCAGCTGAGCGGCAAAAAACTGTACGTCATCGACGCCTGGTGCGGCGCCAGCCCGGACACCCGTCTTGGCGTACGCTTCGTCACCGAGGTGGCGTGGCAGGCCCACTTTGTCAAAAACATGTTTATCGTGCCGAGCGCCGACGAGCTGGCCAGCTTTACGCCAGACTTCGTGGTGCTCAACGGCGCAGGCTGCACCAATGCCAACTGGCAGGCGCAGGGGATGAACTCCGAGAACTTCGTCGCCTTTAATCTCAGCGAGCGTATTCAGCTCATCGGCGGCACCTGGTACGGCGGCGAAATGAAGAAAGGGCTGTTCTCGGTCATGAACTACCTGCTGCCGCAGAAAGGCATCGCGTCGATGCACTGCTCGGCCAACCGTGGCGAAGCAGGGGACGTGGCGCTGTTCTTCGGCCTCTCCGGGACCGGCAAAACCACCCTGTCGACCGATCCGCATCGTCAGCTGATTGGCGATGACGAGCACGGCTGGGACGATGACGGCGTGTTTAACTTTGAAGGCGGCTGCTACGCCAAGACCATCAATCTCGACCCGCAGGCGGAGCCGGAGATTTATGGCGCCATCCGCCGCAATGCGCTGCTGGAAAACGTGGTGGTGCGCGCTGACGGCAGCGTGGATTATGCCGACGGCAGCAAAACCGAAAACACCCGCGTCTCCTATCCGCTGTCGCATATCGACAATATCGTCAAGCCGGTGTCCCGTGCGGGCCATCCGTCGAAGGTGATTTTCCTTGCCGCCGACGCGTTTGGCGTCCTGCCGCCGGTCTCCCGTCTGACCACCGAGCAGATGCAGTACCATTTCCTGTCGGGTTTCACCTCGAAGCTGGCGGGTACCGAGCGCGGCATTACCCAGCCGACGCCGACCTTCTCCGCCTGCTATGGCGCGGCGTTCCTGCTGCTTCACCCAACCCAGTACGCCAGCGTCCTGGCGGCGAAGATGGCGGAATCCGGTGCGGAAGCCTGGCTGGTCAACACCGGCTGGAACGGCGAGGGCAAACGCCTGTCGCTGCGCGATACCCGCAGCATCATTAGCGCGATCCTCAACGGCACTACCGGCCCGCTGCGCGATGAGACCATCCCGGTGTTCGGTCTTGCGATCCCGCAGAGCATTCCAGGGGTAGACAGCGCGGTGCTGGATCCGCGTAATGGCTGGAGCTCAGCGGATAAGTGGCAGGAGAAGGCCGAGAGCCTGGCTCAGCTGTTTATGGATAACTTTAAGCAGTACAGCGATACCGAAGCGGGCGCGCGTCTGGCGCTGGCCGGTCCGCAGCTGCAGAATAGCGCGGTCGAAGCCTGA
- a CDS encoding GNAT family N-acetyltransferase, whose product MSITIRQATPDDATAIYDMIYELAVYEKAPEEVVTTAEEIRETLFASGSKTEALICEVAGKAVGYAVFFTSYSTWLGRNGIYMEDLYVTPDFRGIGAGKALLKTIAQYAVQRQCGRLEWSVLDWNQPAIDFYLSIGAQPQDEWVRYRLTGDALRAFAE is encoded by the coding sequence ATGAGCATCACGATCCGCCAGGCCACCCCGGACGACGCCACCGCTATTTACGACATGATTTATGAACTCGCGGTCTACGAGAAAGCCCCTGAAGAGGTGGTGACGACGGCAGAGGAGATCAGAGAGACGCTGTTTGCCAGCGGCAGCAAAACCGAAGCGCTGATCTGCGAGGTGGCGGGCAAAGCGGTGGGCTACGCGGTGTTCTTCACCAGCTATTCCACCTGGCTTGGACGCAATGGTATCTATATGGAGGATCTGTACGTCACCCCCGACTTTCGCGGGATAGGCGCCGGAAAAGCGCTGCTGAAAACCATCGCGCAATATGCTGTACAGCGTCAGTGCGGGCGTCTGGAGTGGAGCGTGCTCGACTGGAACCAGCCGGCGATTGATTTCTATCTGAGCATTGGCGCGCAGCCGCAGGATGAGTGGGTGCGTTATCGCCTCACGGGCGATGCGCTGCGGGCCTTTGCGGAGTAA
- a CDS encoding LysR family transcriptional regulator has product MNIMHPVLRRIDLNLLPVFDAVYRSRSVRLAAEELAMSTSALSHALSRLRSALNDPLFYREGHRMCPSVYASQLAPSIASALKFLNQELTPPAAFVPAASTDCMQIAITDFTAFCVFPTLMHHLQREAPGLRFELRYLPHSPALTELLAGEVDLALGFNTPDEPAHPDLEEINWLRDEYVVISQADRTALTLDAYLAARHLVVTPWNEQQGVLDCELERQGYSRQVAMKTPSMLSAPFIIEQSDLLMALPRRAAETMARAARLTIFPLPFPVPPFDVKIYAHQRSGKREATRWLIALLQTLVGESAASAS; this is encoded by the coding sequence ATGAATATTATGCATCCTGTCCTGCGCCGGATTGACCTCAACCTGCTGCCAGTCTTTGACGCGGTCTATCGCTCCCGCTCGGTGCGCCTGGCGGCGGAAGAGCTGGCAATGAGCACCTCGGCGCTGAGCCATGCGCTTTCCCGGCTGCGCAGCGCCCTCAACGATCCGCTGTTCTATCGCGAAGGGCATCGGATGTGCCCCAGCGTCTATGCCAGCCAGCTGGCGCCCTCTATTGCTTCGGCGCTGAAGTTTCTCAACCAGGAGCTGACGCCGCCGGCGGCGTTTGTGCCGGCCGCCAGCACCGACTGCATGCAGATTGCGATCACCGATTTCACCGCGTTCTGCGTCTTTCCGACGCTGATGCACCACCTGCAGCGTGAGGCGCCCGGGCTGCGGTTTGAACTCCGTTATCTGCCCCACAGCCCGGCGCTGACCGAGCTGCTGGCGGGCGAGGTCGACCTGGCCCTCGGGTTCAATACCCCTGACGAGCCAGCCCATCCCGATCTTGAGGAGATTAACTGGCTGCGGGACGAATATGTGGTCATCAGCCAGGCCGACCGGACGGCGCTGACCCTGGACGCCTACCTTGCTGCCCGTCATCTGGTGGTGACCCCGTGGAATGAGCAGCAGGGGGTGCTGGACTGTGAGCTGGAGCGGCAGGGCTATTCGCGGCAGGTGGCGATGAAAACCCCCTCGATGCTGAGCGCGCCCTTCATTATTGAGCAGAGCGACCTGTTGATGGCGCTGCCCCGGCGAGCGGCGGAGACGATGGCCCGCGCCGCCCGGCTGACCATTTTCCCGCTGCCGTTTCCGGTTCCGCCGTTTGACGTCAAGATTTACGCCCACCAACGCAGCGGGAAACGCGAAGCTACCCGCTGGCTGATCGCTCTGTTGCAGACGCTGGTGGGGGAGTCTGCCGCTTCCGCTTCCTGA
- a CDS encoding MFS transporter, with protein MHSTTSLMSTRDRIGAILRVTSGNFLEQFDFFLFGFYATYIAHTFFPASSEFASLMMTFAVFGAGFLMRPIGAIVLGAYIDKVGRRKGLIVTLSIMATGTFLIVLIPSYQTIGLWAPLLVLIGRLLQGFSAGAELGGVSVYLAEIATPGRKGFYTSWQSGSQQVAIMVAAAMGFALNAVLEQSAISDWGWRIPFVFGCLIVPFIFILRRKLEETQEFTARRHHLAMRQVFATLLANWQVVIAGMMMVAMTTTAFYLITVYAPTFGKKVLMLSASDSLLVTLLVAISNFFWLPVGGALSDRFGRRPVLIAMTLLALATAWPALTLLANAPSFLMMLSVLLWLSFIYGMYNGAMIPALTEIMPAEVRVAGFSLAYSLATAVFGGFTPVISTALIEYTGDKASPGYWMSFAAICGLLATCYLYRRSAVALQTAR; from the coding sequence ATGCATTCGACAACCTCACTGATGAGTACCCGTGACCGGATCGGCGCCATCCTGCGCGTCACTTCCGGTAACTTTCTCGAACAGTTCGACTTTTTCCTGTTCGGGTTTTATGCCACCTACATCGCACATACCTTTTTTCCGGCGAGCAGTGAATTCGCCTCGCTGATGATGACCTTCGCGGTCTTTGGCGCCGGCTTTTTGATGCGCCCCATCGGCGCTATCGTGCTTGGCGCCTACATCGACAAGGTGGGGCGGCGCAAGGGGCTGATCGTCACCCTGTCGATCATGGCCACCGGCACCTTTCTGATCGTGCTGATCCCCTCTTACCAGACCATTGGCCTGTGGGCACCGCTGCTGGTGCTGATCGGCCGTCTGCTGCAGGGCTTTTCCGCTGGCGCCGAGCTGGGCGGGGTGTCGGTCTATCTGGCCGAGATCGCCACGCCGGGCCGCAAAGGCTTTTACACCAGCTGGCAGTCGGGTAGTCAGCAGGTTGCCATCATGGTGGCGGCCGCGATGGGCTTTGCCCTCAACGCGGTGCTGGAGCAGAGCGCCATCAGCGACTGGGGCTGGCGCATTCCGTTCGTCTTCGGCTGCCTGATCGTTCCGTTCATTTTCATCCTGCGCCGTAAGCTGGAGGAGACCCAGGAGTTTACCGCCCGCCGCCATCATCTGGCGATGCGCCAGGTGTTCGCCACGCTGCTGGCGAACTGGCAGGTGGTTATCGCCGGGATGATGATGGTGGCGATGACCACCACCGCGTTCTACCTGATCACCGTCTATGCGCCGACCTTTGGTAAAAAGGTGCTGATGCTCAGCGCCTCTGACAGCCTGCTGGTTACGCTGCTGGTGGCGATTTCCAACTTCTTCTGGCTGCCGGTGGGCGGGGCGCTGTCTGACCGCTTTGGCCGCCGGCCGGTGCTGATTGCCATGACCCTGCTGGCGCTGGCTACCGCCTGGCCTGCACTGACCCTGCTGGCGAACGCGCCGAGCTTTTTGATGATGCTGAGCGTGCTGCTGTGGCTGTCGTTTATCTACGGCATGTACAACGGGGCGATGATCCCGGCGCTGACCGAAATTATGCCTGCCGAAGTGCGCGTGGCAGGTTTCTCGCTGGCCTACAGCCTGGCGACGGCGGTATTTGGCGGCTTCACGCCGGTGATTTCCACGGCGCTGATCGAGTATACCGGTGATAAAGCGTCTCCCGGCTACTGGATGAGCTTTGCCGCCATCTGCGGCCTGCTGGCCACTTGCTACCTCTATCGCCGTAGCGCCGTTGCGCTGCAGACGGCACGTTAA
- a CDS encoding substrate-binding domain-containing protein: protein MMRKTTGTLLATLLLAATGGSALAAEVTVMISGGFKAALEKLAPAWEKQTGNHLVVIPGPSMGKTPQAIPNRLARGEHADVVIMVGDALTSLEKAGRTQPGSRRELADSPIGVVVKAGAPLPAIHSADQLRATLLAAPSVAYSDSASGRYVSSTLFHTLGIDDAMQSKAQMVERIPVASEVAKGRYAIGFQQVSELLPVPGVTFVGELPDNLQYITRFAGAVTISADHPQEGKALLAYLASPAAQETIHATGMRSVAATTPVSQKDTVQ, encoded by the coding sequence ATGATGCGTAAAACGACAGGAACACTGCTGGCCACGCTGCTGCTGGCCGCCACCGGCGGCAGCGCGCTGGCCGCAGAGGTCACCGTGATGATCTCCGGCGGCTTCAAAGCGGCGCTGGAAAAGCTGGCCCCGGCGTGGGAAAAACAAACTGGCAACCACCTCGTGGTGATCCCCGGCCCGTCGATGGGGAAAACGCCGCAGGCGATCCCTAACCGCCTGGCGCGGGGCGAACACGCGGACGTGGTGATTATGGTCGGGGATGCGCTAACCAGCCTCGAAAAAGCGGGCCGTACGCAACCGGGTTCGCGTCGGGAGCTGGCCGACTCGCCGATCGGCGTGGTGGTGAAGGCGGGGGCGCCGCTGCCGGCTATCCATAGCGCAGACCAGCTGCGGGCGACGCTGCTGGCGGCGCCGTCGGTCGCGTACTCCGACAGCGCCAGCGGACGCTATGTTAGCTCGACGCTGTTCCACACCCTGGGCATTGATGACGCGATGCAGAGCAAAGCGCAGATGGTGGAGCGCATTCCGGTAGCCTCGGAAGTGGCGAAGGGACGGTATGCGATCGGTTTTCAGCAGGTGAGCGAACTGCTGCCGGTACCCGGCGTGACCTTCGTTGGCGAACTGCCGGATAACCTGCAGTACATCACCCGCTTTGCCGGGGCGGTGACTATCAGCGCCGACCACCCGCAGGAAGGCAAGGCGCTGCTGGCGTATCTGGCCTCACCGGCGGCGCAGGAGACCATCCACGCCACCGGCATGCGAAGCGTGGCCGCCACCACGCCGGTCAGCCAGAAGGATACTGTTCAATAA
- a CDS encoding LysR family transcriptional regulator — protein sequence MPVNFDFNDLYAFRALMEYGSFRLAAESICLSQSALSRRIEKLETALGNRLFERTTRRVTLTLYGQNFAERSEQLLAHVETVLADISQVSKARTGLVTVATVPSAAYYFMPEIIRSFQARYPQVRIRLIDSSVGNVIEAVSSGQADFGLCFAKNLPASLEFTPLADDRYVAACRYDHPLARKTHLSWQAYFEQDYIGLDRVSGNRTLLDRELAHLTPARPSICETRHVTTMLGMVEAGIGIAAVPAMSMPAGEHSVLRAVPLTDPVVTRTVGLIRLSGRIQSYVAAELEKLIIEQYPSG from the coding sequence ATGCCCGTGAATTTTGACTTCAACGATCTCTACGCCTTTCGCGCCCTGATGGAATATGGCAGTTTTCGGCTGGCCGCTGAATCCATCTGCCTGTCGCAGTCGGCCCTTAGCCGACGCATCGAAAAGCTGGAGACGGCGCTGGGCAACCGGCTGTTCGAACGTACCACCCGGCGGGTGACCCTCACGCTGTATGGGCAAAATTTTGCCGAACGTTCGGAGCAACTGCTGGCCCATGTCGAGACGGTGCTGGCGGATATCAGCCAGGTCAGCAAGGCGCGCACCGGGCTGGTGACGGTGGCGACGGTGCCCTCCGCCGCCTACTACTTTATGCCGGAAATCATCCGCAGCTTTCAGGCGCGTTATCCCCAGGTGCGCATCCGGTTGATTGACAGCAGCGTCGGGAATGTGATCGAGGCCGTCAGCAGCGGACAGGCTGACTTTGGCCTCTGTTTTGCCAAAAACCTGCCAGCCAGTCTCGAATTCACGCCTCTTGCCGACGACCGCTATGTGGCCGCCTGTCGGTACGATCATCCGCTGGCGCGCAAGACGCACCTCAGCTGGCAGGCGTATTTTGAACAGGATTATATTGGCCTGGATCGGGTCTCGGGCAACCGGACGCTGCTCGACCGGGAGCTGGCGCATCTGACGCCGGCGCGGCCAAGTATCTGCGAAACCCGCCACGTCACCACGATGCTGGGGATGGTGGAAGCGGGCATCGGCATTGCCGCCGTGCCCGCGATGTCGATGCCCGCCGGGGAGCATTCCGTTCTCCGCGCTGTGCCGCTCACTGACCCGGTGGTCACGCGCACGGTAGGCCTGATCCGCCTCAGCGGCCGTATTCAGTCCTACGTGGCGGCAGAGCTGGAGAAGCTGATTATTGAACAGTATCCTTCTGGCTGA
- a CDS encoding cold-shock protein: MAMNGTITTWFKDKGFGFIKDENGENRYFHVIKVANPDLIKKDAAVTFEPTTNNKGLSAYAVKVIPESKYIYIAGERLKLTSIKSYVVYHEEEPVETRVDKENAVLSVGLLMNSIRPKSTVQPGEMRSVKKLAITTFQGTTLIFSEDEIDIDATVKLLKV; the protein is encoded by the coding sequence ATGGCGATGAACGGAACAATCACAACGTGGTTTAAAGATAAAGGTTTTGGATTTATCAAAGATGAAAACGGCGAAAATCGTTATTTTCACGTGATTAAGGTCGCCAATCCTGATCTTATCAAGAAAGACGCGGCGGTGACTTTCGAACCTACCACCAACAATAAAGGGCTGTCGGCCTACGCGGTGAAGGTCATTCCGGAGAGCAAATATATCTATATCGCCGGCGAGCGGCTGAAGCTGACCTCCATCAAATCCTATGTGGTGTACCATGAGGAGGAGCCGGTCGAGACCCGCGTCGATAAAGAAAACGCGGTGCTGTCGGTCGGGCTGCTGATGAACAGCATCCGGCCAAAATCCACAGTGCAGCCGGGAGAGATGCGTTCGGTGAAAAAGCTGGCGATCACCACCTTTCAGGGGACAACCCTGATCTTCTCGGAAGACGAAATCGATATCGATGCCACGGTAAAACTGCTTAAGGTGTAA
- a CDS encoding RluA family pseudouridine synthase has translation MSTIIDTFVAPPCREQITLLYQDEHLLLINKPAGLLSLSGKDPRNLDSVHHRLVQRFPGCTLVHRLDFGTSGLMVVARNKGINALLCQQFSQRTVDKIYTALLCGHLAEDEGIVEAAIAKDPARFPRMSLCARHGKPARSRYRVIDRLYQSREGERALALTRVALTPETGRTHQLRIHCQLLGYPILGCDLYGGRELPGTEQAPRLMLHASELRFVHPVSHEPMHIQQASPF, from the coding sequence ATGTCCACCATTATCGATACCTTTGTCGCGCCGCCGTGCCGCGAACAGATCACCCTCTTGTATCAGGACGAACACCTGCTGTTGATCAATAAACCCGCCGGGCTGCTGAGCCTGTCGGGCAAAGATCCGCGCAACCTTGACTCCGTGCATCACCGGCTGGTTCAGCGCTTTCCGGGCTGCACCCTGGTGCACCGCCTGGACTTCGGTACCTCCGGTCTGATGGTGGTGGCCCGCAACAAGGGCATTAACGCCTTGCTGTGCCAGCAGTTCAGCCAGCGCACGGTGGACAAGATCTATACGGCGCTGTTGTGCGGCCATCTGGCGGAAGATGAGGGGATAGTGGAGGCGGCGATCGCCAAAGATCCGGCCCGTTTCCCGCGCATGTCATTGTGCGCCCGGCACGGCAAACCGGCGCGTTCGCGCTATCGGGTCATTGACCGCCTGTATCAGTCACGGGAAGGAGAGAGGGCGCTGGCGTTGACTCGAGTGGCGCTCACCCCGGAGACCGGGCGCACCCATCAGCTGCGCATCCACTGCCAGCTGCTGGGCTATCCGATCCTTGGCTGCGATTTGTACGGTGGCCGGGAGCTGCCCGGCACGGAACAGGCTCCGCGGCTGATGCTGCACGCCAGCGAACTGCGCTTTGTCCACCCCGTCAGCCATGAGCCGATGCATATCCAGCAGGCGAGCCCGTTCTGA
- a CDS encoding DUF2058 domain-containing protein, protein MTKLTLQEQMLKAGLVSSKKMAKVQRTAKKSRVQAREAREAVEENKKAQLERDKQLSEQQKQAVLAKEYKAQVKQLIEMNRITVARGDIGFNFTDNNLIKKIMVDKLTQTQLINGRLAIARLAVDNKPEGEYAIIPAVVAEKIAQRDASSIVLHSALSQDEQDEDDPYADFKVPDDLMW, encoded by the coding sequence ATGACAAAACTCACCTTACAAGAGCAGATGCTCAAAGCCGGCCTGGTCAGCAGCAAAAAAATGGCTAAAGTCCAGAGGACGGCGAAAAAATCCCGCGTTCAGGCCCGTGAGGCCCGGGAAGCGGTGGAAGAAAATAAAAAAGCTCAGCTGGAGCGCGATAAGCAGCTCAGCGAGCAGCAAAAGCAGGCGGTGCTGGCGAAAGAGTATAAAGCCCAGGTGAAGCAGCTGATCGAGATGAACCGCATTACGGTCGCCCGGGGCGATATCGGCTTTAACTTCACCGATAATAATCTGATCAAAAAAATCATGGTCGACAAGCTCACCCAGACCCAGCTGATTAACGGCCGTCTGGCGATTGCCCGCCTGGCGGTGGATAACAAGCCCGAAGGTGAATACGCGATTATTCCGGCGGTGGTGGCCGAGAAAATCGCCCAGCGCGACGCCAGCAGCATCGTGTTGCACAGCGCCCTGAGTCAGGATGAGCAGGATGAAGACGATCCGTATGCCGACTTTAAGGTGCCCGACGATCTGATGTGGTAA
- the dgoR gene encoding D-galactonate utilization transcriptional regulator DgoR, with the protein MNLTKTDRLMVTLGRQIVSGKYLPGAALPAEADLCEEFATSRNIIREVFRSLEAKRLIEMKRYRGAFVAPRSQWNFLDSDVLQWALEQDEDPGLIAAMSEVRNLVEPAIARWAAERATSSDLAQIEAALNDMIANNQQRDAFNEADIRYHEAVLASVHNPVLQQLSVAISSLQRAIFERTWMGDEANMPQTLQEHKTLFDAIRHQDSNAAEQAALTMIASSTRRLKEIT; encoded by the coding sequence ATGAACCTGACTAAAACCGATCGGCTGATGGTGACCCTGGGCCGCCAGATTGTGAGCGGCAAATATCTTCCCGGCGCGGCGCTGCCGGCGGAGGCTGACCTGTGCGAGGAGTTTGCCACCTCCCGCAACATCATCCGCGAAGTCTTTCGCTCGCTGGAGGCGAAGCGCTTGATTGAGATGAAACGCTATCGCGGCGCCTTCGTCGCGCCGCGCAGCCAGTGGAATTTCCTCGACAGCGACGTATTGCAGTGGGCGCTGGAACAGGATGAAGACCCGGGGCTCATCGCGGCGATGAGCGAAGTGCGTAATCTGGTGGAGCCGGCGATAGCCCGCTGGGCGGCAGAGAGGGCCACCTCCAGCGATCTGGCGCAGATTGAGGCGGCGCTGAATGACATGATCGCCAACAACCAGCAGCGCGATGCCTTTAATGAAGCCGACATTCGCTATCACGAAGCGGTGCTGGCGTCAGTGCATAACCCGGTGCTGCAGCAGCTCAGCGTGGCGATTAGCTCGCTGCAGCGCGCGATATTTGAACGGACCTGGATGGGGGATGAGGCCAACATGCCGCAAACGCTCCAGGAACATAAAACGCTGTTCGATGCGATTCGCCATCAGGACAGCAACGCGGCAGAGCAGGCGGCGCTCACCATGATCGCCAGCTCGACACGAAGACTGAAGGAAATCACATGA
- a CDS encoding 2-dehydro-3-deoxygalactonokinase — protein sequence MTSRYIAVDWGSTNFRAWLFEGERCLDSRQSAAGIARLNGQSPAAVLATQIHGWREGRTPVVMAGMVGSNVGWKNAPYLPLPADFTAIGDQLTAVDEGIWIVPGLCTSREDHHNVMRGEETQLLGARLLAPAAVYVMPGTHCKWVKTDGRRIEDFRTVMTGELHHLLLTHSLIGAGLPEQQAAPAAFHTGLARGLSAPAVLPQLFETRAAHLLGALAREQVSEYLSGLLIGAEVASMRAFIADERAIAIVAGPSLSARYQQAFQLLGRQVTTVSGDDAFLAGIRSIVHAVANLTSADRYSARHHP from the coding sequence ATGACATCTCGCTACATCGCTGTTGACTGGGGATCGACCAATTTTCGCGCCTGGCTGTTTGAGGGCGAACGCTGCCTCGACAGCCGACAGTCGGCGGCGGGGATCGCCCGCCTGAACGGTCAATCGCCGGCAGCGGTGTTAGCGACACAAATCCATGGCTGGCGCGAGGGGCGTACCCCGGTGGTCATGGCGGGAATGGTAGGCAGCAACGTGGGCTGGAAGAACGCGCCCTATTTACCGCTTCCCGCCGATTTCACGGCCATTGGCGACCAGTTGACCGCCGTAGATGAAGGGATCTGGATTGTCCCCGGACTTTGCACTTCCCGCGAAGATCACCACAACGTCATGCGCGGCGAAGAGACACAGCTCCTCGGCGCACGCCTGCTGGCCCCTGCGGCGGTGTATGTCATGCCCGGCACCCATTGCAAATGGGTCAAAACCGACGGCCGGCGGATTGAGGACTTTCGCACGGTGATGACCGGCGAACTGCACCATCTGCTGCTGACGCACTCCCTGATCGGCGCGGGATTACCCGAGCAGCAGGCTGCGCCGGCGGCATTTCACACCGGACTGGCGCGCGGCCTGTCCGCGCCCGCGGTGTTGCCACAGCTTTTTGAGACCCGCGCCGCGCACCTGTTGGGGGCGCTGGCCCGGGAGCAGGTGAGCGAATATCTATCCGGCCTGTTAATTGGCGCGGAGGTGGCCAGCATGCGCGCCTTCATTGCCGACGAAAGGGCTATCGCGATCGTTGCCGGCCCGTCCCTCTCCGCGCGCTATCAGCAGGCATTTCAGCTGCTGGGCCGCCAGGTGACGACAGTGTCGGGCGACGATGCCTTTCTGGCTGGTATAAGGAGCATCGTACATGCAGTGGCAAACCTCACTTCCGCTGATCGCTATTCTGCGCGGCATCACCCCTGA